In Serinus canaria isolate serCan28SL12 chromosome 5, serCan2020, whole genome shotgun sequence, the following proteins share a genomic window:
- the SLC10A1 gene encoding hepatic sodium/bile acid cotransporter, translated as MNKTKGAFGRPELWSLGCTQSSTSLASLAPPFAFGQQAMDTALNVILIVVLLLIMVSLGCTMEIAKITTYLRRPKGVAIAILAQYSIMPLTAFILGKLFQLSTSESLAVLICGCCPAGNLSNTFSLALRGDMNLSVVMTACSMVLAIGLMPLLLYLYSGGLYEGDLEGKVPYKGIITSLVLMLIPCAIGIILNEKKPQYTGLISKAGMVMLLLSSAAIIVLSVANMGSCIMVVFSPPLLGTCALMPLTGFLLGYAVSAAFKLDDRCRWTVCMETGCQNVQLGSAILKVAFAPEIIGPLYFFPLLYLLFQLGEGFLLILAFWIYDRIKQANGKYSFTPLVLILSTLSRTCLQCNYIAAL; from the exons ATGAACAAGACCAAGGGAGCTTTTGGTAGACCAGAACTTTGGAGCCTTGGTTGCACgcagagcagcacctccctggccAGTCTGGCACCACCCTTTGCATTTGGACAGCAGGCTATGGACACAGCCCTGAATGTAATCCTTATCGTGGTCCTCCTGCTCATCATGGTGTCTCTGGGATGTACAATGGAGATAGCCAAGATCACAACTTACCTCAGGAGACCTAAAGGTGTAGCAATAGCCATATTGGCTCAGTACAGCATCATGCCCTTGACAGCATTCATATTGGGCAAGCTCTTCCAGCTGAGCACCTCAGAATCCCTGGCCGTCCTcatctgtggctgctgcccagcGGGAAACCTCTCCAACACCTTTAGTCTGGCACTGAGAGGGGACATGAACCTCAG TGTTGTAATGACTGCATGCTCCATGGTCCTGGCAATTGGATTAATGCCACTGCTTCTGTACCTTTACTCGGGAGGACTGTATGAGGGTGATTTGGAGGGCAAGGTACCTTACAAAGGAATAATCACCTCCCTGGTGCTGATGCTAATCCCCTGTGCCATCGGCATCATCTTGAATGAGAAGAAACCACAGTACACTGGCCTTATCAGCAAG GCAGGGATGGTTATGCTTCTACTATCATCTGCTGCTATAATTGTTCTGTCTGTGGCCAATATGGGAAGCTGTATTATGGTTGTCTTCTCACCACCTCTCCTGGGAACTTGTGCCTTAATGCCCCTTACTGGATTCCTGCTGGGCTACGCTGTCTCTGCAGCCTTCAAGCTTGATGATCG gtGCAGGTGGACAGTATGTATGGAAACTGGCTGCCAGAATGTACAGCTTGGCTCAGCTATCCTCAAGGTCGCCTTTGCCCCAGAGATCATTGGCCCCCTGTACTTCTTCCCACTACTCTACTTGCTGTTCCAGCTTGGAGAAGGATTTCTGCTCATCCTGGCCTTTTGGATCTATGACAGAATAAAGCAAGCCAATGGCAAGTACAGCTTTACTCCTTTAGTTCTTATACTTTCCACGCTAAGCCGTACATGCTTACAATGTAATTACATCGCTGCTTTATAA
- the SRSF5 gene encoding serine/arginine-rich splicing factor 5 isoform X2 — MSGCRVFIGRLNPAAREKDVERFFKGYGRIRDIDLKRGFGFVEFEDPRDADDAVYELDGKELCSERVTIEHARARSRGRGRGRYSDRFSSRRPRSDRRNAPPLRTENRLIVENLSSRVSWQDLKDFMRQAGEVTFADAHRPKLNEGVVEFASYSDLKNAIEKLSGKEINGRKIKLIEGSKRHRSRSRSRSRSRSSSGSRSRSRSRSRKSYSRSRSRSRSKSRSVSRSPLPNKSQKRGSSSRSKSPSSVDRQRSRSRSRSVDSGN, encoded by the exons ATGAGCGGCTGCCGCGTCTTCATCGGGAGGCTGAACCCGGCCGCCAGGGAGAAGGATGTGGAAAGGTTCTTCAAGGGGTACGGCCGCATCCGAGACATCGACTTGAAGAGGGGCTTCGGCTTCGTG GAGTTTGAGGATCCGCGGGATGCAGACGATGCTGTTTATGAATTGGATGGAAAAGAACTTTGCAGTGAAAG GGTGACCATTGAGCATGCCAGAGCACgctccaggggcaggggcagagggaggtaCTCTGACCGGTTCAGTAGCCGCCGCCCGCGCAGTGACAGGAG aaaCGCCCCACCTCTAAGAACAGAAAATCGCCTCATAGTGGAAAATTTGTCTTCCCGTGTCAGCTGGCAG GATCTCAAAGACTTCATGAGGCAAGCCGGGGAAGTAACCTTTGCAGATGCACACAGACCTAAGTTAAATGAAGG ggTGGTTGAATTTGCCTCTTACAGTGATTTAAAGAATGCTATCGAAAAGCTTTCTGGTAAAGAAATTAATGGAAGGAAAATCAAGCTAATTGAAGGCAGCAAAAGGCACAG GTCCAGGAGCAGGTCAAGGTCTCGCAGCAGGAGCTCATCCGGCTCTCGCAGCCGCTCTCGTTCCCGCAGCCGCAAGTCCTACAGCAGGTCACGGAGCAGGAGCCGCAGCAAGTCGCGGTCAGTTAGCAGATCTCCACTGCCAAACAAGAGCCAGAAGCGTGGTTCTTCCAGCAGATCCAAATCTCCGTCATCCGTAGACCGGCAGAGGTCTAGATCGAGGTCAAGATCTGTTGACAGTGGCAACTGA
- the SRSF5 gene encoding serine/arginine-rich splicing factor 5 isoform X1: protein MSGCRVFIGRLNPAAREKDVERFFKGYGRIRDIDLKRGFGFVEFEDPRDADDAVYELDGKELCSERVTIEHARARSRGRGRGRYSDRFSSRRPRSDRRNAPPLRTENRLIVENLSSRVSWQDLKDFMRQAGEVTFADAHRPKLNEGVVEFASYSDLKNAIEKLSGKEINGRKIKLIEGSKRHSRSRSRSRSRSRSSSGSRSRSRSRSRKSYSRSRSRSRSKSRSVSRSPLPNKSQKRGSSSRSKSPSSVDRQRSRSRSRSVDSGN, encoded by the exons ATGAGCGGCTGCCGCGTCTTCATCGGGAGGCTGAACCCGGCCGCCAGGGAGAAGGATGTGGAAAGGTTCTTCAAGGGGTACGGCCGCATCCGAGACATCGACTTGAAGAGGGGCTTCGGCTTCGTG GAGTTTGAGGATCCGCGGGATGCAGACGATGCTGTTTATGAATTGGATGGAAAAGAACTTTGCAGTGAAAG GGTGACCATTGAGCATGCCAGAGCACgctccaggggcaggggcagagggaggtaCTCTGACCGGTTCAGTAGCCGCCGCCCGCGCAGTGACAGGAG aaaCGCCCCACCTCTAAGAACAGAAAATCGCCTCATAGTGGAAAATTTGTCTTCCCGTGTCAGCTGGCAG GATCTCAAAGACTTCATGAGGCAAGCCGGGGAAGTAACCTTTGCAGATGCACACAGACCTAAGTTAAATGAAGG ggTGGTTGAATTTGCCTCTTACAGTGATTTAAAGAATGCTATCGAAAAGCTTTCTGGTAAAGAAATTAATGGAAGGAAAATCAAGCTAATTGAAGGCAGCAAAAGGCACAG CAGGTCCAGGAGCAGGTCAAGGTCTCGCAGCAGGAGCTCATCCGGCTCTCGCAGCCGCTCTCGTTCCCGCAGCCGCAAGTCCTACAGCAGGTCACGGAGCAGGAGCCGCAGCAAGTCGCGGTCAGTTAGCAGATCTCCACTGCCAAACAAGAGCCAGAAGCGTGGTTCTTCCAGCAGATCCAAATCTCCGTCATCCGTAGACCGGCAGAGGTCTAGATCGAGGTCAAGATCTGTTGACAGTGGCAACTGA
- the SRSF5 gene encoding serine/arginine-rich splicing factor 5 isoform X3, translating into MSGCRVFIGRLNPAAREKDVERFFKGYGRIRDIDLKRGFGFVEFEDPRDADDAVYELDGKELCSERVTIEHARARSRGRGRGRYSDRFSSRRPRSDRRNAPPLRTENRLIVENLSSRVSWQPICVVGLMTRSACGLS; encoded by the exons ATGAGCGGCTGCCGCGTCTTCATCGGGAGGCTGAACCCGGCCGCCAGGGAGAAGGATGTGGAAAGGTTCTTCAAGGGGTACGGCCGCATCCGAGACATCGACTTGAAGAGGGGCTTCGGCTTCGTG GAGTTTGAGGATCCGCGGGATGCAGACGATGCTGTTTATGAATTGGATGGAAAAGAACTTTGCAGTGAAAG GGTGACCATTGAGCATGCCAGAGCACgctccaggggcaggggcagagggaggtaCTCTGACCGGTTCAGTAGCCGCCGCCCGCGCAGTGACAGGAG aaaCGCCCCACCTCTAAGAACAGAAAATCGCCTCATAGTGGAAAATTTGTCTTCCCGTGTCAGCTGGCAG CCTATCTGTGTCGTTGGCCTTATGACGAGGAGTGCCTGTGGGTTATCCTAA